CAGCTTGCGCACCCCGTGCTCCAGCAGATCGGCGTCCGTGGGGTGGTCGATGTCGGCCTCGACCACGGTGGTGTCGATGCGCAGCTTGCGGCACCGCAGCAGCTTGTCCTCGACCAGCTTCCCCAGCAGCGCGGCATTGAGCTGTTCCACGGTCTGTGGGCCGCTGCGGCGTACCAGTTTGATCAGCGTGGTGGAGTGCGGCACCGGAGAGGTCAACGGGATCCGGGCAAAACCGCCGCCAGCTCAGCGAATCCGCCACCTCACGGCATAACGTCTCGTAGCCGAGCTGGTAGCGGTGCTTGAGGTACAGCAGCCTCAGCAGTGTCTCGACCGGGACCGAGGGACGCCCCAGCCGCTCGGCGAACACCGCCCGCCACGGGGCGATGAACCGTTCGTCGTCCAAGAACGCATCGATCCTGGCCAGCTCCCGAGGCAGCTGTCGCGCCTGTTCCGGCAGCACCTCCCACCAAATGTCCGGCACTCCCGCGACACGCAACATCGCCACCACCCCCGGCCGCCGATGACCCACGTCAACTGTCCCGGCCAACCGATGGCTCCCACCAGCTCTCCCCAAAGCGTCACACCGCCGGCAGCCCCGACTTCTTCAGGGGCAAGTAGCTAGTTAGCCACCTTCAAGCGTTTACGTGACCGCCTTACGCAACGCAAAAAACTACAACACAAAGTCACTGAACGCAGGGCCGAAAGGCCCATTGCGGCAAGCGAGCTAGCGAGAGAAGCATGGGCTTTGTGGGCGTGCGGCCGTACCCACATCGGGACGGCCCTGATCGTCGCCAATTCAACAGGTTACCCCTAAGAGGTAAACCATCGCATCCAGCGCCAGATTCACGCACTCATGGAGTTGTCATGAATACCACGGTCCGGAGGCGAATCCCCCGGCTGATCTGTGTTTCGTGCATCAGCACTGCACTCCTCGTATCCGCAGGGGCTACCACAGCAATAGCGGCTTCCCAGTCACCCGCGAACACATCAATCCAGACAGCAGTCCGCGACGACAGCGGCGGTGGCTCCGACCATGGCGGTGGCTCCGACCATGGCGGTGGCTCCGACCACGATGGTGGCATCGACTATGGCGGTGGCTCTGACTATGGCGGTGGCTCTGACCATGGCGGTGGCTCCGACCACGATGGTGGCATCGACTATGGCGGTGGCTCTGACCATGGCGGTGGCTCCGACCATGGCGGTGGCTCCGACCATGGCGGTGGCTCCGACCACGATGGTGGCATCGACTATGGCGGTGGCTCCGACCATGGCGGTGGCTCTGACCATGGCGGTGGCTCCGACCACGATGGTGGCATCGACCATGGCGGTGGCTCCGACCACGGCGGTGGCTCCGACAGCGTCTAATCCATCCAAGGGGCCATGCCGCGCGGGAAATTTGCGCTGCCGCACCGCAAGATCCCGCTGATGTTGCCGATCGACTTCGATCTGTCGATTATCAAAAGTGCCAGGCACCCGGCTGAGATGAGCAGCATTCCAGTCAGGATACTCGACCAGTTTTTTCGGAGGCTACTGCCGAACCGTATGCGCAGTTCGCGCATATCTCGACCATGTGAGCTTGCGTATTGTGCGACCGCGGCCGTGCCGAATCCCCCTACGAGAGCAGAAATTGAAGCTACGGTCGTGTGTATGTCTTTCCTGCGATCCGCTGTTAAGCCGCCCCAGATATTGGGTGTCGGCGTCCAGTGCGAAAGGGCTGGAAGCAGGACACCTACATGGGGCAGGATTCGATGTCGGAGGACAAGGCCAAGGAACAGGGGCTCACAGCCTGCCAGCACTGCAAGAGGTAGCAGTGCGAGCGCCACGGCTGGCCGGTCGTCTTCGCCCAAACTACTGACGGCAGTGAAGGCAGCGTTGATGGCAACGACGACGGACGTCAGCGCCGCTGGGCGGCCCGGCACGGTAGCGACAGGGTGCCGCCGGGCCGTCCGAATAAGGTGTGCCCGCATCTTCTAAGCGCCTGGTCTCACAGCGCGTGCCACAGCCGTGCCAGATAGAGCGGTCAACCACGGTCAACAGCGGCTCGCATCAGCTGAGATGTGCCGGTGACCTGCGAGCTCTTCAGAGCTGGGGTGACCTGCGCACCAGGGTCCTTCCTCATCCCCGCCCTTACAAGGTGGCGGTCGACGAGTCGCCGGTGCAGTCATGATCTAGCGATGGATGAATACGCGTTGCCTACAGGTCCCGAGGTGCCGGCTGCGGACAGGGTTCGGCAGAGCTGGGCAGCAACCGTCGCGGCGCTGCCTGTGGGGGCCCGCATCGAAGGAGAGGTCATCGGCCGCCAGCGATTCGGCGTCTTCATCCAGATTGATGGCATGCCCGAAGCCGTGGGACTGGCTGAGGTCGGCAGCATGCCGCATGACATGGAGCTGCCCGCCATGGGGGCTGAAGTCACAGGCACGGTCGTCTGGCATGCAGACCACAACCATCAGGTAAAGATCAAGCTGGACGAGTGGGACCGGCCTGAATGATCGCTCGCTGGGCCGTCCCTGGGCCGTGCGAGGTCGCTCGGCAGTGACCGGCGGCGACAACCAGTGACAGGTCAGCTACCAGCGCGGTCGGGGAACGGCCAGGTCACGGGCCCCTGAC
This genomic interval from Streptomyces dengpaensis contains the following:
- a CDS encoding RNA-binding protein → MDEYALPTGPEVPAADRVRQSWAATVAALPVGARIEGEVIGRQRFGVFIQIDGMPEAVGLAEVGSMPHDMELPAMGAEVTGTVVWHADHNHQVKIKLDEWDRPE